The Arachis hypogaea cultivar Tifrunner chromosome 16, arahy.Tifrunner.gnm2.J5K5, whole genome shotgun sequence genome contains a region encoding:
- the LOC140180059 gene encoding uncharacterized protein: MADVPPPSLSELMQMVAELQQANQRMANENQIMAAQIAELNHARIEHNDAHRQQAEDEEHQSQPTHVSETAQHEEQQHEDEKEESEDLVGPFTEEVMNFELPKRFTLPLTLTPYDGLGDPRKFIKKFRSIMIVNGSISRFYQLVKLFEEHFAGSAIYLHDSDYLNTIKQGTNESLKDYMTRFTKVAINIPDLHPEVHLHAIKSGLRPGKFQETIAVAKPKTLAEFREKAKGQIDIEELRQARKSDKSHFREEDKSSTIKKNFKLTPRFDSYTQFNTKREDIIKEILNSKLIKPPRKAGTYQDAKQVDKSKYCAFHQKHGHNTDDCVVTSKSAATVQQQTTSLNKTEEKRRQLQTNMKGHELGDLLVKKVLLDPGSSADVLFYSTFQKMKLSDNVLQTAGGDLVGFSGERVPILGSVWLQTTLGEQPFSKTNDIQYLVVDCFSPYNLILGRPFLNKFGAIVSTVHLCVKFPVQGDQVATIHGDHKEARHCYNISLKFQNRATQQVNNVDLNQKEGILADLDPRADFLERRNHRTTYKKYISTMTLTNLHM; this comes from the exons TTGCCGAACTAAATCATGCTCGGATTGAACACAATGATGCTCATCGCCAACAGGCGGAGGACGAGGAACATCAATCCCAACCGACCCATGTTTCAGAAACCGCTCAACATGAAGAGCAGCAGCACGAAGACGAGAAAGAAGAATCCGAGGACCTTGTAGGCCCTTTCACAGAAGAAGTAATGAATTTCGAACTGCCGAAGAGGTTCACTTTGCCGTTGACCCTCACGCCCTACGATGGACTCGGAGACCCAAGGAAGTTCATAAAGAAATTCCGATCAATAATGATCGTCAATG GTTCCATTTCGCGCTTTTATCAGCTGGTGAAGTTATTCGAAGAACATTTCGCCGGATCTGCAATATACTTGCACGATTCCGATTACCTGAACACCATCAAGCAAGGAACGAATGAAAGCCTAAAGGACTATATGACTCGCTTTACCAAGGTCGCAATCAACATACCAGATCTCCATCCCGAAGTCCATCTACACGCAATTAAAAGCGGCCTCCGACCTGGGAAATTCCAGGAAACAATCGCAGTAGCAAAACCAAAGACCCTAGCAGAATTTCGAGAGAAAGCAAAGGGACAAATTGACATCGAGGAGCTCCGACAAGCTCGGAAATCTGACAAGTCACACTTCCGCGAAGAAGATAAGAGTTCAACcattaagaaaaattttaaactaacaCCCAGATTTGATTCTTATACGCAGTTCAACACCAAGAGGGAGGACATAATCAAGGAGATCTTGAACTCCAAACTAATTAAGCCACCAAGAAAGGCCGGCACATACCAGGATGCAAAGCAAGTGGACAAATCAAAGTACTGCGCTTTCCACCAAAAACACGGCCACAACACTGATGATTGTGTGGTCACATCCAAAAGCGCAGCCACAGTTCAACAACAAACGACCTCTCTGAACAAAACCGAGGAAAAGAGAAGGCAGCTTCAAACCAATATGAAAGGCCACGAG CTGGGAGACCTATTAGTGAAAAAAGTCCTCTTGGATCCTGGGAGCAGTGCCGACGTTCTGTTTTACTCCACATTTCAAAAGATGAAGCTCAGCGACAACGTGCTACAGACCGCAGGAGGCGACTTGGTCGGCTTCTCAGGAGAACGAGTTCCAATACTCGGATCAGTGTGGTTACAGACCACACTGGGTGAGCAACCCTTTTCAAAAACTAATGATATTCAATATTTAGTAGTGGATTGTTTCAGCCCATATAACCTTATTCTTGGCCGACCTTTTTTGAATAAATTCGGCGCCATTGTATCTACAGTTCATCTCTGTGTGAAGTTCCCAGTGCAGGGCGATCAGGTCGCAACAATCCATGGAGACCATAAGGAGGCGCGACACTGTTACAACATCAGTTTAAAATTCCAAAACCGTGCAACACAACAAGTCAACAATGTCGACCTCAACCAGAAGGAAGGCATACTGGCCGACCTCGACCCAAGAGCTGATTTCCTCGAGCGTCGAAACCATCGGACGACTTACAAAAAGTATATTTCAACAATGACCCTAACAAATTTACATATGTAG